From Thermodesulfobacteriota bacterium:
ATTCCATTCCTTATTTTTGCAAAACGAAGATAATCGTTCATTGTTTCAGTGTATCGGAGATATTTGTCCTTGCCGTCTCCTGCCTGTAATTTAGGCAGGTCACTGAATATCGAGTTTACCTTATATTCGAAATTGACCCGGCCAGCCAATTCACCGATCGAAGGATTGAGGTCTTTTTTCCACCCTATTATTATTAGTCGCCTTCTGTTCTGAAGCACCCCGAATTCGTTCGCGTTTACAATAGACGGTTCAACAATGTACCCGAGCCGTCTGAAATATCTCTGAATGTTCTTGAAATATTTGCCATTTTCGGCGGATAACAGCCCGAGCACATTTTCAAAAACAAACAATCTGGGGTTGTATTTCTTCAGAAACCTCCCGTACTGAACGTACAGATAGCTTCTCGGGTCTCCCTGCATTCCATTTTCATGACGTGCCCGACCTACTACAGAATATGCCTGACATGGAGGACCACCCACGATAACATCGATATCCTGTCTCTCAGCCAGTTTTTCAATGATCCGGAAAATCTTCTGATTATTTTGGTCACCAATGGGAAGATTTATTACGGATTCGAGAATGTGAGGAGGAATGAATGAATAGAGCTCATTCCTGCTTATTTCACCCTTAAGATATTTGACATAGACATCGGCTTTATTATTCTCTGTTAGGTAATAACAGGACAGTCTTGTTTTGAGGGTATAACATGCAGCGGGATCCACTTCTACATGTGCTACAGGTTCAAGGCCAGCCCTCTTAAACCCTTCTGAAAAACCACCTGCCCCCGCAAACAAGTCAATGTATCTCATTTCCTCAGTCTCATTGCTATCTGGTTCAGGGTTCTTTCTCTGTTCTTTGGTCTTAATCTGCATTCAAAAATAGTCAGGATTTTCCAGCCCAGCTTCTTTAATTTTGTCGTGTTTTCAGCATCAACCTGTCTGTTCCGGTTAATTTTCTCAATCCACCATTTGGTGCGGGTTTTTGGTATCACAAAATATTTGCATCCCTCATGACCATGCCAGAAGCATCCATGGATAAATATAACTGTTTTGTATTTTGGGAAAACAAGGTCAGGCTTGCCAGGCAGTTTAGCATCATAAAGTTTATATCGGAAGCCTTTTCCGAAAAGGAACTTTCTTACAAGGATTTCCGGCCCTGTGTCTTTGCTCCTGATCCTTGACATATTGAAGCTTCTGGTTTTTCTGTCATGAACATCTGTCATAAAGGATATTCTCTAACCAATCTGGAGAAGAATCATAATAGGTTAATTCAGGTATTTTTGTCAAGAATCACTAAAATATGGCGGGGAATTTGCGAAGTATCGGTAAGATTTAACTGCTCACCGCAGAGGCGCAAAGGACGCAGAACATATGGGTTTTAAAAGATAAGAGATAAAAGGTGCTTTCTTGGCGTACTTTACGGCTTTGCGGAAAAAATAGCGGAAACTATTTGGACGGGCCAAGCACCGTGTTCTTGATGCTTGAATATATCTTCTGGAAGTTTTCCTCAAAAGAGGTGGGTGAGACGCGGCCGGTCTCGATAAACTTTATGACTATCTCCTTGGCGGCCCGGAGGATGACCTCATCGTCTGCCGTTAACTTTTCATATTTTTTTTCTTTTTGTTCCTTAGTCATGTCCGGACCCGGGCAAGTAATAAAGCCTCTGCTGTTTTGGAAGAAGGCGGTTGCTTTCAGCAGAGGCTTTTATCATGGCAGGAAAAACCGTTTGGCAGCCTTCCCTGAACCCAAAATTTGGTGGAGCTGATCGGGATCGAACCGACGACCTCTTGAATGCCATTCAAGCGCTCTCCCAACTGAGCTACAGCCCCACAAGGCAGTGTATTAAATAGCCTCCTAATTAACACCGACAAGGCTTTTCTGTCAAGGGGTTTATATCAGATCGGGACATTTCCAGCCTGGCCTGACACCGGGCGTTTTTCGCTTGACAAGCTACCTTGTTGTGATAGCTTTACAACCCTATCTGATTGTTGTGCTTTTTGCGGAGGGAATACATGGACTACCGGGAGACGCTTAATCTGCCGCAGACTGATTTTGCCATGAAGGCCAATCTTACCGAACGCGAGCCGGCCGTGATTGAGAAATGGGAGGCGACCAGGCTTTATGAACGCATCCGTGCGGCGTCGCAGGGGCGGCCCCGGTATATACTCCATGACGGACCGCCTTATGCCAACGGCCACATCCACATGGGTACGGCCTTTAATAAGATACTGAAGGACATAGTCTTAAAGTCCAGACAGATGGCCGGGGCTGATTGTCCTTACGTGCCGGGCTGGGACTGCCACGGACTGCCCATCGAACACCAGGTGGACAGGGAGCTGGGGGCTAAGAAAAAAGGCTTATCCAAACTTGAACTCCGGCGGCATTGCCGGAAGTATGCCGGGAAGTTTATTGACATCCAGCGGGCCGAGTTCAAACGTTTAGGCGTCCTGGGGGACTGGGATAATCCTTATCTGACCATGAGTTATGAATACGAGGCAACGATTGCCCGCGAGTTTGGCCGGCTTTTTCTGAACGGCAGCATATATAAGAGCAAAAAGCCGGTTTATTGGTGCACTTCGTGCAGGACGGCGCTGGCCGAGGCCGAGGTTGAGTATTATCCGCACCGTTCGCCGTCCATCTATGTCAAATTCCCGCTGGCTTCGGATTTGACCTCCCGCCTGCCGTCCCTGGCTGGCAAGAATGTATTCATGCTGATATGGACCACTACTCCCTGGACCCTTCCGGCCAATCTGGCCGTGGCCTTGAATCCCGGATTTGATTATGTGGCCGTACAGGTAGAAGATGAGGTATGGATCGTGGCCGAAGGGCTGCTTCTTTCACTGCTGGGGGCCCTGGGCATTGAGGGATATAAGATATTGGAGCGTTTCCCGGCAAAGCGCCTGGAGGGGCTGAAGTGCCAGCATCCTTTTTATGAGCGCGATTCTGCCGTCATCATGGCCTCCTATGTAACCATGGACACCGGCACCGGGTGTGTACATACCGCGCCGGGCCATGGCCGTGAGGACTATGAAAGCGGTTCGGCCTACGGGCTGGACATCTATTCGCCGGTGGACGCCGGGGGTAAGTTTACGGATGAAGTCGGCTACTTTGCCGGAGAGGATATATTCAAGGCCAATGGGGCCATTATTAATCTTCTCAAGGAGAAGGGGCGTCTGATAGGGAGTGAAGAGATCGAGCATAGCTATCCCCATTGCTGGCGTTGCAAAAAGCCGGTCATTTTCCGGGCCACTGAACAGTGGTTTGTCTCCATGGAGAAAAACGGCCTCCGTGAAAAGTCGCTGGATTGGGTGGGCAAGGTTAACTGGGTGCCTAAGTGGGGCCGGGACCGGATCCACAACATGCTGGCCAGCCGGTCGGATTGGTGTATATCGCGGCAACGTTCCTGGGGTGTGCCTCTGACCATTTTTTATTGTTGCGGCTGTGGCGAAGCGCTCATGAATGCAGAGATCATGGAAAAAGTGGTTAATAAATTCCGCGAAGGCGGGGCGGATACGTGGTTTGAGCTTGAATCCGGGGAATTTATCCCGGAAGGAACCACGTGCCCCAAATGTAAGGGCACGGAATTTGAGAAAGAAACGGATATCCTGGATGTCTGGTTTGATTCCGGAGTCAGTTTTGCCGCTGTCCTGGAAGGCCGCAAAGAACTGGGCTTCCCGGCTGACTTGTACCTGGAGGGAAGCGACCAGCACCGTGGCTGGTTCCACAGCTCGCTACTGGCGGCGGTGGGTACCCGGGGACAGGCTCCTTATCGCTCGGTGCTGACCCATGGCTTTGTAGTCGATGGCGAAGGAAAGAAGATGTCCAAATCCCTGGGCAATGTTATTGCCCCGGAGGAGATCATAAAAAAGCACGGGGCGGAGATCCTGCGCCTCTGGGTATCAGCCGAAGATTATCGCGATGATATCAAGATTTCTCCGGAGATCCTGCAGCGGTTGACCGAGGCCTACCGGAAGATCAGAAACACGGCGCGCTACATACTGGGCAACCTGTATGACTTTTCACCGGAGAAAGATATCGTTTCTTACAGTGAGATGGTGGAGATAGACCGTTTTGCGCTGCATCAACTCGCGCAGATAACAGATAAGGTACGTTCGGCCTACGAGGAATTTGAACTTCATACCGTTTATCACACCCTCTACCAGTTTTGCGCCGTGGATTTGAGCGCCTTTTACCTGGATGTCCTTAAAGACAGACTCTACACCAGCGGTAAGGAATCAAAAGACCGGCGCTCGGCCCAGGCCGCCATGTTTTACATTCTGGATACCTTGGTGCGTCTGATGGCCCCCATTCTTTCGTTCACCGCTGAGGAGATATGGCAGTATATGCCTGAGACAGCCGGCCGGGAAGAGGGCATTCATCTGGCCGGTTTTGCATCCCTCCCGCCGGAGTTTAAGGATGCGGCGCTCGCCGCGAAATGGGAAAAGCTGCTTGCCGTCCGGGCCGGGGCGACCAGGGCCCTGGAGGTGGCACGCAGGGAGAAGGTGATCGGACATACCCTCAGCGCGGCGGTCAGGTTTTATCCTGCCCCTGAAGATTATTCGTTTTTGAGTGAAAATGCAGAGCTGTTACGCACCATACTGATCGTATCGCAATTCGGGGTTGCCGAAGGGCCGGCGCCGGCCGGCTCCTACGTGGCTGAAGAGATAAGCGGGCTTTCCATTGTGGTATCTCCGGCTAAAGGGACCAAATGTGAACGCTGCTGGACGGTCTCTGAGAGCGTGGGCACTTTTACCGACCACCCGACTATCTGTGTCCGATGCCGGGAGGTGGTTACGGCAAGCGGGAGTAAAGGATAATAAAAGTAGTATGGATACTCTATCAGAAACAGAAAAAAAATCTTTAAAGCCGGCGAGCGACCTCTCTCAGAGGAGACTGTGGTATTTATTCCTGGGCGTGGCTTTTGGTGTTTTCGCCCTGGATCAATTGACCAAGGGACATATACAATACCATTTTGGCCTGTATGAGAGCCGGGCCGTCATCCCGGGTTTTTTTAACCTGACATATATAACGAATTCCGGCGTGGCTTTTGGGCTGATGAGCGGAGAGCCGGATACCTGGAAACGGTTATTTTTTCTTTCGGTAACACTGTTAGCCGTAGGGTTTATTTTTTATCTCTTTGGACACTTCAGGTCAAAGGGCCGGGGGGCGGTCATCGCTATGGGGTTGATACTGGGCGGCGCCATCGGAAATATGGCAGACCGGGTGCGCCTGGGTAAGGTGATCGACTTTCTCGATTTTTATATCGGCGGCTGCCACTGGCCGGCCTTTAATGTGGCTGATGCCGCCATAACCTGCGGCGTGCTGTATCTGGCCCTTACGCTTTATAGACAACAGGGATAATCTATGCATCCGATACTCTTTCGCATAGGCGGGCTTACTATCCATACCTATGGCCTGTTTGTGGCCATGGGGTTTATGGCAGGCATGGCCCTTGCTGTCCGGGAGGCCAGGCGCGCGGCCCTGGATACCGAGAAGATTTCCAACCTTTTTTTCTGGATCATAATTTCGGCGATCATCGGTTCGAGGCTTCTCTATGTCATAGCAGAGGCCCCGGGCCTTATAACGTCTCCCCTCGAGATATTTAAGATCTGGAAAGGCGGCTTGGTCTTTTACGGCGGGGTTATCCTGGCGGTGGCAGTTACGATTTTTTATATAAGGCATAACAGGCTGCCGCTCTGGACAACCATGGATATCCTGGCCCCGCCTTTGGCCCTTGGCCTGGCGTTTGGCCGCCTCGGGTGTTTTTCTGCCGGCTGCTGTTATGGCCGGGCGACAGACGTACCTTGGGCGGTTACATTTACCAATCCGGATTCACTGGCGCCGCTTTATATTTCCCTCCATCCTACCCAGCTTTATGAATCCGGCGCGGCGCTTATTATCTTTGCCATTCTTATGCTTACACGCCGGGCGAAGCGGTTTGAAGGCCAGCTCATGTGGACATTCTTTTTTCTATACGCTGTGGCGCGATTTATCATCGAAAATTACCGTGGCGACCCCCGTGGGGCGGTATGGGGCGATCTCCTTTCTACCAGCCAATTTATAAGCTTACTGTCGGCTGTTGCTGCGCTGGCGGGTTTCTTTTATTCTCTGAGGAAACAAGGCGCAAGGCA
This genomic window contains:
- the vsr gene encoding DNA mismatch endonuclease Vsr, with the translated sequence MTDVHDRKTRSFNMSRIRSKDTGPEILVRKFLFGKGFRYKLYDAKLPGKPDLVFPKYKTVIFIHGCFWHGHEGCKYFVIPKTRTKWWIEKINRNRQVDAENTTKLKKLGWKILTIFECRLRPKNRERTLNQIAMRLRK
- the lspA gene encoding signal peptidase II; amino-acid sequence: MDTLSETEKKSLKPASDLSQRRLWYLFLGVAFGVFALDQLTKGHIQYHFGLYESRAVIPGFFNLTYITNSGVAFGLMSGEPDTWKRLFFLSVTLLAVGFIFYLFGHFRSKGRGAVIAMGLILGGAIGNMADRVRLGKVIDFLDFYIGGCHWPAFNVADAAITCGVLYLALTLYRQQG
- the lgt gene encoding prolipoprotein diacylglyceryl transferase, with the translated sequence MHPILFRIGGLTIHTYGLFVAMGFMAGMALAVREARRAALDTEKISNLFFWIIISAIIGSRLLYVIAEAPGLITSPLEIFKIWKGGLVFYGGVILAVAVTIFYIRHNRLPLWTTMDILAPPLALGLAFGRLGCFSAGCCYGRATDVPWAVTFTNPDSLAPLYISLHPTQLYESGAALIIFAILMLTRRAKRFEGQLMWTFFFLYAVARFIIENYRGDPRGAVWGDLLSTSQFISLLSAVAALAGFFYSLRKQGARQGGA
- the dcm gene encoding DNA (cytosine-5-)-methyltransferase; protein product: MRYIDLFAGAGGFSEGFKRAGLEPVAHVEVDPAACYTLKTRLSCYYLTENNKADVYVKYLKGEISRNELYSFIPPHILESVINLPIGDQNNQKIFRIIEKLAERQDIDVIVGGPPCQAYSVVGRARHENGMQGDPRSYLYVQYGRFLKKYNPRLFVFENVLGLLSAENGKYFKNIQRYFRRLGYIVEPSIVNANEFGVLQNRRRLIIIGWKKDLNPSIGELAGRVNFEYKVNSIFSDLPKLQAGDGKDKYLRYTETMNDYLRFAKIRNGIDVLTQHVTRPHTEQDKEIYRITVEKWNTDRIRLDYNDLPEKLKTHKNRKSFTDRFKVVVEDMPYSQTIVAHLAKDGHYYIHPDIEQNRSISVREAARLQSFPDDYYFEGTREGQIRTPAYRQIGNAVPPLMIEKIAKKLVVHLR
- the ileS gene encoding isoleucine--tRNA ligase; translation: MDYRETLNLPQTDFAMKANLTEREPAVIEKWEATRLYERIRAASQGRPRYILHDGPPYANGHIHMGTAFNKILKDIVLKSRQMAGADCPYVPGWDCHGLPIEHQVDRELGAKKKGLSKLELRRHCRKYAGKFIDIQRAEFKRLGVLGDWDNPYLTMSYEYEATIAREFGRLFLNGSIYKSKKPVYWCTSCRTALAEAEVEYYPHRSPSIYVKFPLASDLTSRLPSLAGKNVFMLIWTTTPWTLPANLAVALNPGFDYVAVQVEDEVWIVAEGLLLSLLGALGIEGYKILERFPAKRLEGLKCQHPFYERDSAVIMASYVTMDTGTGCVHTAPGHGREDYESGSAYGLDIYSPVDAGGKFTDEVGYFAGEDIFKANGAIINLLKEKGRLIGSEEIEHSYPHCWRCKKPVIFRATEQWFVSMEKNGLREKSLDWVGKVNWVPKWGRDRIHNMLASRSDWCISRQRSWGVPLTIFYCCGCGEALMNAEIMEKVVNKFREGGADTWFELESGEFIPEGTTCPKCKGTEFEKETDILDVWFDSGVSFAAVLEGRKELGFPADLYLEGSDQHRGWFHSSLLAAVGTRGQAPYRSVLTHGFVVDGEGKKMSKSLGNVIAPEEIIKKHGAEILRLWVSAEDYRDDIKISPEILQRLTEAYRKIRNTARYILGNLYDFSPEKDIVSYSEMVEIDRFALHQLAQITDKVRSAYEEFELHTVYHTLYQFCAVDLSAFYLDVLKDRLYTSGKESKDRRSAQAAMFYILDTLVRLMAPILSFTAEEIWQYMPETAGREEGIHLAGFASLPPEFKDAALAAKWEKLLAVRAGATRALEVARREKVIGHTLSAAVRFYPAPEDYSFLSENAELLRTILIVSQFGVAEGPAPAGSYVAEEISGLSIVVSPAKGTKCERCWTVSESVGTFTDHPTICVRCREVVTASGSKG